A single genomic interval of Hydractinia symbiolongicarpus strain clone_291-10 chromosome 8, HSymV2.1, whole genome shotgun sequence harbors:
- the LOC130654484 gene encoding uncharacterized protein LOC130654484, with protein sequence MADLVYVFIYAFHFFASSTHCIDGKTIAVATDKDTQNGKGKDIPEVCQKKAFIKTHDTKGKWLLPEDFVNFKNCTQYYPSCKQQVGTLTTTYAEDSDGKTLIIFQVTDITMQGCLGYLLQLTDDIETKDIYFNFDNEDADFMKVIYFRLGFTYNFTVTPLPGGESLSIVTKAPTHCELEVIKDIYNKLEKEKKLFADCDQPSYTERKRIATKICQKYPRNGAKRWRTTQKLLTQRNCKFVLLSYNSL encoded by the exons ATGGCTGATCTAGTTTATgtattcatttatgcatttcaCTTTTTTGCTTCTTCTACCCACTGTATC gatGGGAAAACAATAGCAGTTGCAACTGACAAGGACACACAAAATGGCAAAGGAAAAG ATATTCCTGAAGTATGTCAGAAAAAAGCTTTTATAAAAACACATGACACAAAAG GGAAATGGCTTCTTCCAGAAGACttcgttaattttaaaaactgcactCAGTACTATCCATCCTGTAAACAACAAGTTGGAACATTAACCACAACTTACGCTGAAGATTCAGATGGCAAAACCTTGATAATTTTTCAAGTCACTGATATTACCATGCAAG GATGTTTGGGGTATTTACTTCAACTAACTGATGACATTGAaacaaaagatatttattttaattttgataatgAG GATGCGGACTTTATGAAAGTAATTTACTTCCGTCTTGGATTTACTTACAACTTTACTGTCACACCATTGCCAGGAGGCGAATCATTAAGCATAGTGACAAAGGCACCAA CACACTGTGAACTGGAAGTGATAAAAGATATATATAATA AACTtgaaaaggaaaagaaattatttgcaGACTGTGATCAACCCA GTTATACAGAACGAAAACGTATCGCGACAAAAATATGCCAAAAGTATCCTCGCAATGGAGCGAAACGATGGAGAACAACACAGAAGTTGCTTACTCAGCGAAATTGCAAATTTGTACTCCTTTCTTATAACTCACTTTAA
- the LOC130654485 gene encoding uncharacterized protein LOC130654485, whose product MFCINNNFVSSYVVVLLTQAFADFIGKWLLPEDFVNFKNCTQYYPSCKQQVGTLTTTYAEDSDGKTLIIFQVTDITMQGCLGYLLQLTDDIETKDIYFNFDNEDADFMKVIYFRLGFTYNFTVTPLPGGESLSIVTKAPTHCELEVIKDIYNKLEKEKKLFADCDQPSYTERKRIATKICQKYPRNGAKRWRTTQKLLTQRNCKFVLLSYNSL is encoded by the exons ATGTTCTGCATTAATAACAACTTTGTGAGTAGTTACGTTGTTGTTTTACTTACTCAAGCATTTGCTGACTTTATAGGGAAATGGCTTCTTCCAGAAGACttcgttaattttaaaaactgcactCAGTACTATCCATCCTGTAAACAACAAGTTGGAACATTAACCACAACATACGCTGAAGATTCAGATGGCAAAACCTTGATAATTTTTCAAGTCACTGATATTACCATGCAAG GATGTTTGGGGTATTTACTTCAACTAACTGATGACATTGAaacaaaagatatttattttaattttgataatgAG GATGCGGACTTTATGAAAGTAATTTACTTCCGTCTTGGATTTACTTACAACTTTACTGTCACACCATTGCCAGGAGGCGAATCATTAAGCATAGTGACAAAGGCACCAA CACACTGTGAACTGGAAGTGATAAAAGATATATATAATA AACTtgaaaaggaaaagaaattatttgcaGACTGTGATCAACCCA GTTATACAGAACGAAAACGTATCGCGACAAAAATATGCCAAAAGTATCCTCGCAATGGAGCGAAACGATGGAGAACAACACAGAAGTTGCTTACTCAGCGAAATTGCAAATTTGTACTCCTTTCTTATAACTCACTTTAA